A single window of Sphingobacterium sp. ML3W DNA harbors:
- a CDS encoding HYC_CC_PP family protein gives MKQLIVLFLILHYSLTATSATVYFHFCHGETQSISLSNDKTSHSECSLCKKNDTCHKTTSTEDNKCKNVSVDLKNVDDNHFSSDSTKIYPTFSPAILVLNWIIINQFYFENITNPKSVLPCSKPISESDIPPYLVNCNFRI, from the coding sequence ATGAAACAGTTGATTGTATTATTTTTAATCTTACACTATTCCCTTACGGCGACTAGCGCAACTGTATATTTTCATTTTTGCCATGGTGAAACACAGTCTATCTCTCTGAGTAATGACAAGACATCGCATTCAGAATGTTCATTGTGCAAAAAAAATGATACCTGCCACAAGACAACTTCCACTGAAGATAACAAATGTAAAAACGTTTCTGTTGATTTGAAAAATGTAGATGACAATCACTTTTCCTCCGACAGTACAAAGATTTATCCGACTTTCAGTCCGGCTATACTTGTTTTGAATTGGATTATTATCAATCAATTTTATTTTGAAAATATTACCAATCCTAAAAGTGTCTTACCTTGCAGTAAGCCCATAAGTGAATCGGATATTCCCCCTTATTTAGTCAATTGTAATTTCAGAATCTGA
- the trpA gene encoding tryptophan synthase subunit alpha codes for MRKIEKKGDQGLLSIYYTAGYPTLDSTVAIAKKLEESGADFLEIGFPYSDPVADGPTIQHSSEISLKNGMTVEILFEQLKDLRKHVSIPVYLMGYVNPLLQYGVERFCKACKSVGVDGIIVPDLPMYEYEELYKDIFEQNDVANIFIVTPQTSEDRIRKIDNLSNSFIYLLSSNATTGTELNVGDKTAAYFQRIKDLNLKSPIAIGFGISNKESFEQAVSYATGAIIGTAFVKLLTKDNYLDEIPHFIESIKA; via the coding sequence ATGAGAAAAATAGAAAAAAAAGGAGATCAAGGTCTCCTATCCATATATTATACAGCCGGCTATCCTACTCTTGATAGTACAGTAGCTATTGCTAAAAAACTTGAAGAGTCTGGAGCTGATTTTTTAGAGATCGGATTTCCATATTCTGATCCTGTTGCTGATGGTCCAACCATACAACATAGTTCCGAGATTTCGCTAAAGAATGGCATGACAGTTGAAATTCTTTTTGAACAATTAAAAGACCTCCGTAAACATGTCAGCATTCCTGTGTACTTGATGGGCTATGTAAACCCTTTGTTACAATATGGGGTAGAGCGTTTTTGCAAAGCTTGTAAAAGTGTAGGAGTTGATGGAATTATTGTACCCGACCTACCTATGTATGAGTACGAAGAACTGTATAAGGATATTTTTGAGCAAAATGATGTTGCAAATATATTTATTGTCACTCCGCAAACATCGGAAGATCGCATTAGAAAAATTGATAATTTATCTAACAGTTTTATATACCTGCTTTCGTCCAATGCAACTACAGGTACTGAATTGAATGTAGGAGATAAAACAGCAGCTTACTTTCAACGCATAAAAGATCTGAATCTTAAAAGTCCAATCGCAATTGGTTTTGGCATCTCCAATAAAGAATCTTTCGAACAGGCAGTATCTTACGCTACCGGCGCAATTATTGGAACTGCATTCGTTAAACTATTGACTAAGGACAATTATTTGGACGAAATTCCCCACTTTATTGAATCCATCAAAGCATAA
- the trpB gene encoding tryptophan synthase subunit beta: protein MSKYQVNEKGYYGQFGGAYIPEMLYPNVEELRLKYLDIIQEASFQEEFNQLLRDYVGRPSPLYFASRLSEKYGTNVYLKREDLNHTGAHKINNTIGQILLAERLGKKRIIAETGAGQHGVATATVCALKGLQCVVYMGAVDIARQAPNVARMKMMGAEVIAAESGSKTLKDATNEALRDWINNPVDTHYIIGSVVGPHPYPDMVARFQSIISEETKKQLLEKTGKSTPDYAIACVGGGSNAAGMFYHFLDEESVQLIAVEAAGHGVSSGESAATTALGKEGVLHGSRSLLMQTPDGQVVEPYSISAGLDYPGIGPQHAWLFKSGRGNYVSATDKEAMEAGLLLTRLEGIIPAIESAHALAYLEKKKWKPEETIVICLSGRGDKDLDNYMKYFGF, encoded by the coding sequence ATGAGCAAATACCAAGTTAATGAAAAAGGATATTACGGTCAATTTGGGGGAGCTTACATACCTGAAATGTTATATCCGAATGTTGAAGAACTTCGTCTAAAATATTTAGATATCATCCAAGAGGCGAGTTTCCAAGAAGAATTTAATCAACTTTTAAGAGATTATGTTGGTCGACCATCACCACTGTATTTTGCCAGTCGACTTTCTGAAAAATACGGTACCAACGTTTACTTGAAAAGAGAGGACCTCAATCATACAGGTGCACATAAGATAAACAATACCATTGGGCAAATCTTATTAGCCGAAAGGTTAGGAAAAAAGAGAATAATTGCAGAGACAGGCGCAGGACAACATGGTGTCGCTACTGCCACTGTGTGCGCTTTAAAAGGCTTACAATGCGTCGTCTATATGGGGGCAGTAGATATTGCAAGACAGGCGCCTAATGTCGCTCGGATGAAGATGATGGGTGCTGAAGTAATTGCTGCTGAATCAGGTAGTAAAACTTTGAAAGACGCAACAAATGAGGCATTAAGAGATTGGATAAATAACCCCGTGGATACCCACTATATTATTGGTTCGGTGGTAGGCCCTCATCCCTATCCAGATATGGTAGCTCGTTTTCAATCTATCATTTCTGAAGAGACAAAAAAACAACTCTTGGAAAAAACTGGGAAATCAACCCCTGATTATGCCATTGCATGTGTGGGAGGTGGGTCGAATGCAGCTGGTATGTTTTATCATTTTTTAGATGAAGAATCGGTCCAACTTATAGCTGTTGAAGCGGCTGGACATGGAGTATCCTCGGGAGAATCTGCAGCAACCACCGCTTTGGGAAAAGAAGGTGTATTACACGGAAGCCGATCACTGCTTATGCAAACTCCAGATGGACAAGTAGTAGAACCATACTCAATATCTGCAGGTTTGGATTACCCGGGTATTGGTCCTCAGCATGCCTGGTTATTTAAATCAGGTCGCGGTAATTATGTTAGTGCGACAGATAAAGAAGCAATGGAAGCGGGTCTATTATTAACGAGACTTGAAGGTATTATCCCTGCGATTGAAAGCGCCCATGCACTCGCTTATTTAGAAAAGAAAAAATGGAAACCGGAAGAAACAATCGTTATCTGCCTATCTGGTCGTGGGGATAAGGATTTGGACAATTATATGAAATACTTTGGTTTTTAA
- a CDS encoding phosphoribosylanthranilate isomerase codes for MSLKIKVCGMKDLDNMLDLIKLPIDYMGLIFYEKSKRYVSALDAHFIKSIQGIKKIGVFVNANEQEIIQQANNFGLMGIQLHGQESPELCQILKSQDFMVIKAFGIDENFDWKSLKPYEDVVDYFLFDTKSKNHGGSGEQFEWDLLAHYPLDKPYFLSGGLSSENIASAIQFPDHRLYGLDLNSKFEFKSGIKNVELLEQTLKNIRNEQIPS; via the coding sequence ATGAGCTTAAAAATAAAAGTTTGTGGTATGAAAGATCTAGACAATATGTTAGATCTAATTAAATTACCAATCGACTATATGGGTTTGATTTTCTACGAGAAATCAAAACGATATGTCAGTGCCTTGGATGCCCATTTTATAAAATCAATCCAAGGGATAAAAAAAATAGGCGTTTTTGTAAATGCCAATGAACAAGAAATCATACAACAAGCCAATAATTTTGGCCTTATGGGGATACAATTACATGGGCAAGAAAGTCCTGAGCTTTGTCAAATACTTAAGTCTCAAGATTTCATGGTAATCAAAGCCTTTGGTATAGACGAAAATTTCGACTGGAAATCGTTAAAACCGTACGAGGATGTTGTTGATTATTTTCTATTTGATACTAAAAGTAAAAACCATGGCGGTTCTGGAGAACAGTTTGAATGGGACCTACTCGCTCATTATCCTTTGGATAAACCTTACTTTTTAAGCGGCGGTTTGAGCTCCGAGAATATTGCTTCAGCAATCCAGTTTCCTGACCATCGTTTGTACGGACTCGATTTAAATTCAAAATTTGAATTTAAATCAGGAATAAAAAATGTAGAATTATTAGAACAGACTTTGAAAAATATTAGAAATGAGCAAATACCAAGTTAA
- the trpD gene encoding anthranilate phosphoribosyltransferase has protein sequence MKKILAHLFEYKSFSRKEAYDILINITEGKYESHQIAAFMTAYGMRSIRVEELGGFRDAMYDLCLKVDFDGYDLIDLCGTGGDGKNTFNISTLASFVVAGAGYHVAKHGNIGVSSGCGSSNVMEYLGYQFTNDKDELTRQLDQANICFLHAPLFHPAMKIVAPIRKALGVKTFFNMLGPLTNPANPKFQSVGVFSLELARLYGYLYQESAKQYSIIHALDGYDEISLTGDFKVITNSGEHYYNIPELGFEPVSPASLASGETIREAAETFLKIISNEGNEVQNNVVLTNAAFAIKTFNPERTFGDCFYEAEESLKSGSAFNSFNKIINK, from the coding sequence ATGAAAAAAATATTAGCACATTTATTTGAATACAAATCTTTCAGTCGTAAAGAGGCTTACGATATCCTCATTAATATAACAGAAGGAAAATATGAAAGCCATCAAATAGCAGCATTTATGACCGCTTATGGCATGCGCAGTATCCGTGTTGAAGAACTTGGCGGGTTTAGAGATGCTATGTATGACCTTTGCCTTAAGGTCGATTTCGATGGGTATGACCTCATTGACCTATGTGGTACTGGTGGCGACGGTAAAAACACCTTTAATATTTCCACATTGGCTTCATTCGTAGTTGCGGGTGCTGGTTACCACGTTGCGAAACATGGAAATATCGGTGTCTCTTCAGGATGCGGATCTTCCAATGTAATGGAATATCTGGGCTATCAATTTACAAACGATAAGGATGAATTGACAAGACAACTGGATCAGGCTAACATCTGCTTTTTACACGCTCCACTATTTCATCCTGCGATGAAAATTGTAGCTCCAATTCGAAAAGCGTTAGGTGTCAAAACCTTTTTCAACATGCTAGGGCCGTTAACCAATCCGGCAAATCCAAAATTTCAATCAGTGGGTGTATTTAGTTTAGAATTAGCACGATTATACGGTTATCTATACCAAGAGTCTGCTAAACAATATTCAATAATACATGCGCTCGATGGCTATGATGAAATATCGCTAACGGGAGATTTTAAAGTCATTACGAATAGTGGAGAACATTATTACAACATACCCGAACTTGGTTTTGAACCTGTATCACCAGCTTCTTTAGCAAGTGGAGAAACAATTCGTGAGGCTGCCGAAACATTCTTAAAAATTATCAGCAATGAGGGAAACGAGGTTCAAAACAATGTCGTACTCACAAATGCTGCATTTGCTATTAAAACATTTAATCCAGAAAGGACTTTTGGAGACTGCTTTTATGAAGCCGAGGAATCATTAAAAAGTGGTAGCGCATTCAATAGTTTCAATAAAATTATAAACAAATAA
- a CDS encoding DUF2795 domain-containing protein translates to MYWTLELASHLEDAPWPATKDELIDYGIRSGAPVEVIENLQDLEDDGEPYENIEEIWPDYPTKDDFFFNEDEY, encoded by the coding sequence ATGTATTGGACATTAGAGTTAGCTTCACATTTAGAAGATGCCCCTTGGCCGGCAACAAAAGATGAATTAATCGACTACGGTATTCGTTCTGGTGCGCCTGTTGAAGTAATCGAAAATTTACAAGATTTAGAAGACGACGGTGAGCCCTATGAGAATATTGAAGAAATCTGGCCAGATTATCCAACAAAGGATGATTTCTTCTTTAACGAAGACGAGTATTAA
- a CDS encoding ABC transporter ATP-binding protein, which translates to MASSTLIEIQEIARQYTIGTETIHALKSVSLNINKGEFVALMGPSGSGKSTLMNILGCLDTPNKGAYILNGINVSDMSDDELAEVRNKEIGFVFQTFNLLPKSTALENVALPLIYAGIKQNIREEKATQALNSVGLGNRVDHRPNELSGGQRQRVAVARALINNPSIILADEPTGNLDTKTSIEIMGLLEEIHSKGNTIILVTHEEDIALHAHRIVRMRDGLIEADYPNTDIKSVSPRLSALHEKGDDFEKM; encoded by the coding sequence ATGGCCTCCTCAACATTAATTGAAATTCAAGAAATTGCCCGACAATATACAATAGGGACTGAAACTATACATGCCTTAAAATCTGTTTCCTTGAATATAAATAAAGGTGAATTTGTTGCTTTAATGGGGCCATCTGGATCTGGAAAGTCTACGCTAATGAATATTTTAGGGTGTTTGGACACGCCCAACAAAGGTGCGTATATCCTAAATGGAATAAATGTAAGTGACATGTCTGACGATGAGTTAGCCGAGGTTCGAAACAAAGAAATTGGTTTTGTTTTTCAAACATTTAATCTCTTACCGAAAAGTACCGCTTTAGAAAATGTTGCATTACCCTTAATTTATGCAGGGATTAAACAAAATATCCGTGAGGAAAAAGCAACACAGGCGCTTAACAGTGTTGGCTTAGGTAATCGCGTGGATCATCGCCCCAATGAACTTTCTGGAGGGCAAAGACAACGAGTAGCTGTTGCGCGGGCATTGATTAACAATCCATCGATCATACTTGCCGATGAGCCAACCGGAAATCTAGACACGAAGACCTCCATTGAAATCATGGGGCTTTTAGAAGAAATACACTCGAAGGGTAATACGATAATACTCGTCACGCACGAAGAAGATATAGCACTTCATGCGCATCGAATCGTACGTATGAGAGATGGACTTATTGAGGCTGATTATCCAAACACGGATATCAAATCGGTATCCCCAAGGTTATCTGCCTTGCATGAAAAAGGTGACGATTTCGAAAAAATGTAG
- a CDS encoding lysophospholipid acyltransferase family protein, giving the protein MSLIGSYCSGIFYSVKFEKEIDWSKPYILCANHTSVLDITAINYVSPKAITFIGKVELLKNPVTRIFFKTIDIPVDRKSRMSSFRSFKKANEMLKEGKSIAIFPEGKIADHYPPDLHAFKSGAFRMAIENNIPIIPIVIENAWEILWDDGSKTGSHPGRVNIQVLAPINTEEYNEQNATELENHVYNKMLSHWKSQNKS; this is encoded by the coding sequence ATGAGTTTAATCGGCTCCTATTGCTCCGGAATTTTTTATTCCGTTAAATTTGAAAAAGAAATCGACTGGTCAAAACCCTATATTTTATGTGCTAATCATACCTCTGTTTTAGATATTACAGCAATAAACTATGTCTCTCCCAAAGCGATTACATTTATTGGTAAAGTTGAATTACTGAAAAATCCAGTAACGCGTATATTTTTTAAAACAATCGATATCCCTGTTGATCGTAAAAGTAGAATGTCCTCTTTCAGATCTTTTAAAAAAGCCAATGAAATGTTAAAAGAAGGTAAATCTATAGCAATTTTTCCAGAAGGTAAGATCGCAGACCATTATCCTCCAGATTTACACGCATTTAAATCCGGAGCATTTCGTATGGCAATCGAAAACAATATTCCAATAATACCCATCGTCATCGAGAACGCATGGGAAATTCTCTGGGACGATGGAAGCAAAACGGGATCACATCCTGGTCGTGTAAATATTCAAGTACTTGCACCAATAAACACCGAAGAATACAACGAACAAAATGCCACTGAATTAGAAAATCACGTCTATAATAAGATGCTTTCACATTGGAAATCACAGAATAAATCGTAA
- a CDS encoding dipeptidase: MQTIQEYVEANKQRFLDELFDLLRLPSVSADPKFKGDVEKTAAFVAEKLKVAGADNVEICQTAGYPIVYGEKIIDPALPTVLTYGHYDVQPADPYELWDTPPFEPTIRDGKIYARGSADDKGQFYMHVKAFEYMMKNNALPCNIKFMIEGEEEVGSINLGNFVKENKEKLKADVIVISDTSMISLETPSLETGLRGLSYVEVEVTGPNRDLHSGVYGGAVANPATILAKLIASLHDEHNHIAIPGFYDDVVELTQEERDELNKAPFEIEAYQEDLGIQEVWGEEGYSTIERTGTRPTLEVNGIWGGYIGEGAKTVLPSKAYAKISMRLVPNQNSQRITDLFKKHFEAIAPDCVKVEVKPHHGGEPVVTPTDSIAYKAAEKALTETFGIKPIPTRGGGSIPIVALFEEVLGLKTVLLGFGLNSDNLHSPNEKYGVENYLKGISTIPLFHKYYAELNK; encoded by the coding sequence ATGCAAACTATACAAGAATATGTTGAGGCAAACAAACAACGATTTTTAGATGAGTTGTTTGACTTATTACGCCTTCCTTCAGTAAGTGCTGATCCGAAATTCAAAGGAGATGTTGAGAAAACTGCAGCATTTGTTGCAGAAAAATTAAAAGTAGCTGGCGCTGATAATGTTGAAATCTGTCAAACCGCTGGTTATCCTATAGTTTATGGAGAAAAGATCATTGATCCGGCATTACCTACGGTATTGACTTACGGCCATTATGATGTACAGCCCGCTGATCCATATGAGTTGTGGGATACGCCTCCATTCGAACCTACTATTCGTGATGGTAAGATTTATGCTCGCGGTTCTGCAGATGATAAAGGGCAGTTCTATATGCATGTAAAAGCATTCGAATATATGATGAAAAATAATGCGCTACCGTGCAATATTAAATTCATGATCGAAGGAGAAGAAGAAGTCGGTTCAATTAACTTAGGAAACTTTGTTAAAGAAAATAAAGAAAAATTAAAAGCCGATGTAATTGTTATCTCTGACACATCGATGATTAGCTTAGAGACTCCTTCATTGGAAACAGGATTAAGAGGCCTATCGTATGTAGAAGTTGAAGTTACTGGTCCTAATAGAGATCTGCACTCGGGCGTATACGGTGGAGCTGTTGCAAATCCTGCGACTATCCTTGCTAAATTAATTGCTTCCTTACACGATGAGCATAATCATATTGCGATTCCTGGCTTTTATGATGACGTAGTAGAATTGACACAAGAAGAGCGAGATGAACTCAATAAAGCTCCATTTGAAATTGAAGCTTATCAAGAAGATTTAGGTATCCAAGAAGTATGGGGTGAAGAAGGATATTCAACAATCGAGCGCACGGGCACTAGACCAACATTAGAAGTGAATGGCATCTGGGGTGGGTATATCGGCGAGGGTGCTAAAACGGTACTTCCTTCTAAAGCATATGCAAAGATTTCGATGCGACTGGTTCCCAACCAGAACTCTCAGCGCATCACTGATTTGTTTAAAAAACATTTTGAAGCTATTGCTCCAGATTGCGTTAAAGTTGAAGTTAAACCGCATCATGGTGGCGAACCCGTGGTCACTCCTACAGACAGTATCGCATACAAAGCTGCAGAAAAAGCATTAACAGAAACCTTTGGTATAAAACCTATTCCAACTCGAGGTGGAGGTTCTATTCCTATTGTCGCTTTATTTGAAGAAGTTCTTGGATTGAAGACCGTTTTACTTGGATTTGGCTTAAATAGTGACAACCTACATTCTCCAAATGAAAAATATGGTGTTGAGAACTACCTTAAAGGTATATCTACTATTCCTTTATTTCACAAATATTATGCTGAATTAAATAAATAA
- a CDS encoding IS4 family transposase: MVNLNVFSQILSLIDRELFKVLVAKHKSDKHCKGINSWTHLASMLFCHFSSADSVRDISNGLRSTTGNLNHLGVGRAPSKSNISYINKHRTHELFKDLYFSLLDKLWQKDTHLRKDLTQLKRKVYLMDASIIPLCLSVFDWAKFRSTKGAVKLHTVLDYDGCLPVFMQITDGKVHESQRAGSYSFSKGSVVVVDRGYVDYNWLGDLDSRGCYFVTRSKTNMKYNVIKSYQSEALLEKGIIKDEIIELSGPSADRYNSKPLRLIHFWDSSTDNQYHFLTNNIQWKASLVANIYKQRWQIEIFFKHLKQRLKISSFVGTSENAVMIQIWTSLIGILLLKYLQKKAKYDWNLSNLVGFIRMNIFVKINIWQWIDDPFIRPPVKGKNGQLQIFSD; encoded by the coding sequence ATGGTAAATTTAAACGTTTTTAGTCAGATTTTATCACTTATCGACCGCGAATTATTCAAGGTTTTGGTTGCTAAGCACAAGAGTGACAAACATTGTAAAGGGATCAACAGCTGGACGCATCTTGCTAGCATGTTGTTTTGCCATTTTTCTTCTGCAGATTCAGTTCGTGATATCAGTAATGGCTTACGTAGTACGACTGGTAATTTGAACCATTTAGGTGTTGGTAGAGCACCCAGCAAGTCCAATATTTCCTATATCAACAAGCACCGCACCCATGAACTCTTTAAAGATCTGTACTTTTCGCTATTAGATAAGCTATGGCAAAAGGATACCCATTTGCGCAAAGATCTAACGCAATTAAAGCGCAAGGTTTATCTGATGGATGCCAGTATCATCCCTTTATGTTTATCTGTATTTGACTGGGCTAAATTTAGAAGCACCAAAGGTGCTGTAAAACTGCACACTGTGCTGGATTATGATGGATGTCTTCCTGTTTTCATGCAGATTACAGACGGGAAAGTTCATGAAAGCCAGCGTGCGGGTAGCTATAGTTTTTCCAAAGGAAGCGTTGTAGTGGTGGATAGAGGTTATGTGGATTACAACTGGCTCGGGGATTTGGACAGCAGAGGTTGTTATTTTGTTACCAGGAGTAAAACTAACATGAAGTACAACGTTATCAAGTCATACCAGAGTGAAGCACTCCTTGAAAAGGGAATCATTAAAGATGAGATCATTGAGCTTTCTGGTCCATCAGCAGATAGATACAACTCTAAACCATTACGCTTGATTCACTTTTGGGACAGCAGCACAGACAACCAGTACCACTTTCTGACAAATAATATCCAATGGAAGGCATCACTAGTAGCTAACATTTATAAACAGCGATGGCAGATCGAGATTTTCTTCAAGCATCTGAAGCAACGCTTAAAAATATCATCTTTTGTGGGTACTTCTGAAAATGCGGTCATGATCCAAATATGGACTTCGTTGATTGGAATATTACTGCTCAAATACCTTCAGAAGAAGGCTAAATACGATTGGAATCTGTCTAACTTGGTCGGGTTTATCAGGATGAATATATTCGTGAAAATAAATATATGGCAATGGATAGATGATCCTTTTATCAGGCCACCAGTTAAGGGTAAAAATGGACAGCTACAGATATTCTCAGACTAA